Proteins from one Mercenaria mercenaria strain notata unplaced genomic scaffold, MADL_Memer_1 contig_4134, whole genome shotgun sequence genomic window:
- the LOC128553629 gene encoding uncharacterized protein LOC128553629: protein MLMPVNVLADYTESLNVLNELQLLRDVVNTAKQAEHVTIGIKTKFDSISSSAYSKDIDDDTLQSFQKMAPTDMNTKQRVRFMEVLAASMPEGQVEGRASPAPSQVKTQSQYSPAASQVMTQSQFGSLAPSQVVTQSQSSPALSQVQTQSQSTCDSEDLNGQGRVIWTHEAILLLIEKRRELGHLFDNNAVTQRQAWRKVAEELRSKGYKYGEDDCSKKFRSLRARYKTVKQRNRQTGNSRQSWRYYDVMEDMFAGDPAVIPTNVASSMRVEPPVPSVDISQITEDQEPSDEQPLTSTPRVQRKRRRSSIDTEEPPQWFEKYQMDQQKMHEERMGLERRRVGALETLVKLLQEKQ, encoded by the exons ATGCTCATGCCAGTTAATGTTCTTGCAGATTACACAGAGTCACTGAATGTGCTGAACGAGCTTCAGTTACTACGTGATGTTGTTAACACAGCAAAGCAGGCAGAACATGTCACAATTGGTATAAAAACGAAGTTCGACAGCATATCAAGTTCTGCATACTCCAAAGACATCGATGATGACACTTTACAGTCTTTCCAGAAAATGGCACCCACAGATATGAATACAAAACAAAGGGTTCGCTTTATGGAAGTACTAGCTGCCTCCATGCCAGAAGGGCAGGTTGAAG GAAGAGCTTCACCAGCTCCTTCACAAGTGAAGACACAATCACAGTATTCACCAGCTGCTTCACAGGTCATGACACAATCACAGTTTGGTTCACTAGCTCCTTCACAAGTGGTGACACAATCACAGTCTTCACCAGCTCTTTCACAGGTCCAGACACAGTCACAGTCAACTTGTGATTCTGAGGATTTAAATGGACAAG gTCGTGTGATTTGGACTCATGAGGCTATCCTCCTTTTGATCGAAAAACGGCGTGAACTTGGTCATTTGTTTGACAACAATGCAGTCACTCAGCGCCAAGCCTGGAGGAAAGTTGCGGAAGAACTTCGGTCGAAAGGGTACAAATATGGGGAAGATGATTGTAGCAAAAAGTTCCGCAGCTTGAGAGCAAG GTATAAGACGGTAAAGCAAAGAAACCGACAAACAGGGAACAGTCGGCAATCCTGGAGGTATTACGATGTAATGGAAGACATGTTTGCTGGGGATCCAGCAGTTATACCAACAAATGTTGCATCATCCATGCGTGTAGAACCTCCTGTACCATCTGTCGATATTTCTCAAATCACTGAAGACCAGGAACCATCTGACGAACAGCCATTAACATCAACACCACGTGTCCAAAGAAAACGCCGACGCTCCAGTATTGACACTGAAGAACCACCACAGTGGTTTGAAAAGTATCAGATGGATCAACAGAAGATGCACGAGGAACGCATGGGGTTAGAACGCCGGCGAGTCGGTGCGCTGGAAACTTTGGTTAAGTTACTACAGGAGAAACAGTAG
- the LOC128553628 gene encoding putative nuclease HARBI1 — MTKERILVSAIETVPTYSDPLFRAHFRMTRTSFQSLLELIGPHTAVRSISLERRTLACLCYLSNQETFRSVADRFGLSKGSLHYYLGNFCRVMSGESVLPTLISWPEKSEYGRIAEGFAQRQGFPGVIGAVDGTYIPIPGPTEFRDSYICRKGFPAFHLQGVCDSNMRFLDVYSAYPGSVHDSRVFKNSPLNHYLQTECPQTYHLLGDSAYSLASHLLVPFRDNGHLTEEQKKFSFVHSSTRVDIERCFGLLKGKFRKLKFLDVTKVSVIPNIIVTCCGLHNFILGKESYMEEELIKVQEDDAPITN; from the exons atgacaaaagaaagaatTTTAGTTTCCGCGATTGAAACTGTGCCAACATACAGCGATCCTTTGTTCAGGGCACATTTCCGTATGACGAGAACATCGTTTCAG tcacTCTTGGAGCTGATAGGACCACATACAGCAGTGAGGTCAATAAGTCTGGAGCGAAGAACACTCGCCTGTCTTTGCTATCTGAGTAACCAAGAAACTTTCCGCAGTGTTGCAGATCGCTTTGGTCTAAGTAAAGGCTCCCTACATTACTATTTGGGAAACTTTTGTCGGGTGATGAGTGGAGAAAGTGTGCTCCCAACACTGATATCATGGCCAGAGAAATCAGAATATGGGAGAATTGCAGAAGGTTTTGCCCAGCGACAAGGTTTTCCAGGAGTAATTGGAGCAGTTGATGGAACATACATTCCTATCCCAGGACCAACAGAATTCCGGGACTCTTATATCTGCAGAAAAGGTTTTCCAGCATTTCATTTACAGGGTGTGTGCGACAGTAATATGAGATTTCTTGACGTATATTCTGCCTACCCTGGATCAGTGCATGATTCCAGGGTATTTAAGAATAGCCCTTTGAATCATTATTTACAAACAGAATGTCCACAAACATACCACCTTCTAGGAGATTCAGCATACAGCCTAGCATCACATTTGCTTGTTCCTTTTAGGGATAATGGGCACCTAACCGAGGAGCAAAAGAAGTTTAGTTTTGTGCACAGTTCAACAAGAGTTGACATAGAAAGGTGTTTTGGACTTTTGAAGGGCAAGTTCCGCAAACTGAAGTTTTTGGATGTGACTAAAGTGTCGGTTATTCCCAATATTATAGTTACTTGTTGTGGTCTCCACAATTTCATCTTAGGCAAGGAATCCTACATGGAAGAAGAACTTATAAAAGTGCAGGAAGATGATGCGCCTATTACGAACTAA